The Spongiibacter tropicus DSM 19543 genome includes a region encoding these proteins:
- a CDS encoding efflux RND transporter permease subunit — MTARLAGLYQTLILRNALWVLILLFGLIAFLGSYVPQMKLDASSEALVLEGDTSLDFFREIGKRYQTEEFLLVTYQPEADLYAPETLDTLAKLRDELAELPGVSSINSILDVPLLQSPPVSISDVTSGNIPMLSKGTADVEMAREEFANSPIYRSLLTSPDGSTTALQVNLQRDERYFELVNERDALRQQAKLETLSPEQQAELERVENIFDDYVTEVHERQEVLVAKARDVLDGYRDGARLFLGGVPMISVDMIDFVKSDLKVFGSGILAFIIFLLLVIFRSPRWVLIPLLNCVATVVFMMGLLAFLDWRLTVISANFVALLLIITLAITIHLVVRYREIAALSPSSSQMERVSETVRVMAKPCFYTALTTLVAFASLVISGIRPVIDFGWMMTMGVTSALLLSFLILPCILMLLPTRDEKGGDSGDASLTLYFARATERFGGTIITVSLVMLVASAWGISQLKVENRFIDYFHEDTEIYQGMETIDAELGGTIGLDVILDRPDVASAPSDGGEFDDAFSEDFSNADDFAPPQDDFADDFGEDFGDDFGGGAASSPQSEWFTVAGMRRIKEVHDYLDSLPETGKVLSLATFYELMQLVMGNVDDLQLALAQRSLPESITNILVDPYLSVEADQARISLRVKETSHSLHRDQLLKDVRQHLIDELGFEEDQVRLTGLLVLYNNMLQSLFTSQILTLAAVFVAILAMFVVLFRSFSLAMIALTPNLLAAGAVLGGMGLVGIPLDMMTITIAAITVGIGVDDTIHYVHRFRSEFPKDRNYLATMYRCHGSIGKAMYYTSVIIVFGFSILALSNFTPSIYFGLLTGLAMVAALMGAMLLLPKLILLVKPLGAEDANGR; from the coding sequence ATGACAGCGCGCCTCGCCGGCCTTTACCAAACGCTTATTCTGCGCAATGCCCTGTGGGTGTTGATTCTGCTGTTTGGCCTGATTGCGTTTCTGGGCAGTTATGTTCCCCAGATGAAGCTGGACGCGTCCTCCGAAGCACTGGTGTTGGAGGGTGATACCTCGCTGGATTTCTTTCGGGAGATAGGCAAGCGCTATCAGACCGAAGAATTCCTGCTGGTGACCTATCAGCCCGAGGCGGATTTGTACGCGCCGGAAACGCTGGATACGTTGGCAAAGTTGCGCGATGAGCTGGCAGAGTTGCCGGGCGTGTCGAGCATCAACTCGATTCTCGATGTGCCGCTGTTGCAGAGCCCGCCGGTCAGTATCAGCGATGTGACCTCCGGCAATATCCCGATGCTCAGCAAGGGCACTGCCGATGTGGAAATGGCGAGGGAAGAGTTTGCCAATAGCCCGATCTACCGTTCCCTGTTGACCAGCCCGGACGGCAGTACCACCGCCCTGCAGGTCAATCTGCAGCGTGACGAGCGCTACTTTGAACTGGTAAACGAACGCGATGCCCTGCGTCAGCAGGCCAAGCTTGAAACGCTGAGCCCGGAGCAGCAGGCAGAGCTGGAGCGGGTCGAAAATATCTTCGACGACTATGTCACCGAGGTGCACGAGCGTCAGGAGGTGCTGGTCGCCAAGGCGCGCGACGTGCTGGATGGCTATCGCGACGGTGCCCGCCTGTTCCTCGGTGGTGTGCCGATGATCTCTGTCGACATGATCGACTTTGTGAAGAGCGATCTGAAGGTGTTCGGCAGTGGCATTCTCGCCTTCATTATTTTCCTGCTGCTGGTGATTTTCCGCAGTCCGCGCTGGGTACTCATTCCTCTGCTCAACTGTGTGGCCACCGTGGTCTTTATGATGGGGCTGCTGGCCTTCCTCGATTGGCGACTGACGGTGATCTCCGCCAACTTTGTCGCACTGCTGCTCATCATCACGCTGGCGATCACCATTCACCTGGTGGTGCGCTACCGCGAAATTGCCGCGCTGTCGCCCAGTAGCAGCCAGATGGAGCGGGTCAGCGAAACCGTGCGCGTGATGGCCAAGCCTTGTTTTTACACCGCGCTGACAACGCTGGTGGCATTCGCCTCGCTGGTGATCAGCGGTATTCGTCCGGTGATCGATTTTGGCTGGATGATGACGATGGGGGTGACCTCAGCGCTGCTGCTCAGCTTCCTGATCCTGCCCTGTATTCTCATGCTGCTGCCGACCCGCGATGAAAAAGGCGGCGACAGTGGCGACGCATCGTTGACGCTGTATTTTGCCCGTGCCACTGAACGTTTCGGCGGTACCATTATCACTGTGTCGCTGGTGATGCTGGTGGCGAGTGCCTGGGGCATCAGCCAGTTGAAAGTGGAAAACCGGTTTATCGACTACTTCCACGAAGACACCGAAATCTATCAGGGCATGGAGACCATCGACGCCGAACTGGGCGGCACCATTGGTCTGGATGTGATTCTGGATCGCCCTGATGTGGCATCGGCGCCGTCCGACGGCGGTGAATTCGACGACGCCTTCTCCGAAGACTTCAGCAATGCCGACGATTTTGCCCCGCCGCAAGATGATTTCGCCGACGATTTTGGCGAGGACTTCGGGGATGACTTTGGCGGTGGCGCTGCCAGCTCTCCGCAGAGCGAGTGGTTTACTGTGGCCGGTATGCGCCGGATCAAGGAGGTGCACGATTACCTCGATAGCCTGCCCGAAACCGGCAAAGTGCTGTCGCTGGCGACCTTCTATGAACTGATGCAGCTTGTCATGGGTAATGTCGATGACCTGCAACTGGCACTGGCGCAGCGTTCGCTGCCCGAGTCGATCACCAATATTCTGGTCGATCCCTATCTGTCGGTAGAAGCCGACCAGGCGCGGATCAGTCTGCGCGTGAAAGAAACCAGCCACAGCCTGCACCGCGACCAGTTGCTGAAAGACGTTCGTCAACACCTGATTGACGAACTGGGTTTTGAGGAAGATCAGGTGCGCCTGACCGGCCTGCTGGTGCTGTACAACAATATGCTGCAAAGCCTGTTTACCTCGCAGATATTGACGCTGGCGGCGGTATTTGTCGCGATTCTCGCCATGTTCGTGGTGCTGTTCCGCAGCTTCAGTCTGGCCATGATTGCGCTGACGCCCAATCTGCTGGCCGCCGGTGCAGTGCTCGGCGGCATGGGGCTGGTGGGTATTCCTCTGGATATGATGACCATTACCATCGCGGCGATCACTGTCGGCATCGGTGTGGACGATACCATCCACTACGTGCATCGCTTCCGTTCGGAATTCCCTAAAGACCGTAACTATCTCGCCACCATGTACCGCTGTCACGGCAGTATCGGCAAGGCCATGTACTACACCTCGGTCATCATCGTGTTCGGCTTCAGTATTCTGGCGTTGTCCAACTTCACGCCGAGTATCTACTTTGGCCTGCTCACCGGCTTGGCGATGGTGGCGGCGCTGATGGGCGCCATGCTGTTGCTGCCCAAGCTGATTCTGCTGGTGAAACCGCTGGGGGCGGAAGACGCCAATGGCCGCTGA
- a CDS encoding LON peptidase substrate-binding domain-containing protein, which produces MAADRQQDYPLFPLRSVLFPGGRMALRIFEQRYLDLVRSTLREQASFGVIHLHQGSEVNGDDQRPQLAVVGCEAHIVDWDQTDDGLLGLVVEGGRRFRLHSSAQDASGLHRGTVEWLDEVEDIPLPEEADELAALLSQLLDHPHVQRMGMSGEVSGTGDLVNRLAQLLPLEPADVYPLLEVDDPLQRLDVLHELLERVSG; this is translated from the coding sequence ATGGCCGCTGATCGCCAACAAGACTATCCGCTCTTCCCCTTGCGCTCGGTGCTGTTTCCGGGCGGGCGCATGGCGCTGCGGATTTTCGAACAGCGCTATCTCGATTTGGTGCGTAGCACCCTGCGGGAGCAAGCCAGCTTTGGGGTGATTCACCTTCACCAGGGCAGTGAAGTCAACGGCGACGACCAGCGCCCGCAACTGGCCGTGGTCGGCTGCGAGGCCCACATTGTCGACTGGGATCAGACTGATGATGGATTACTGGGGCTGGTGGTGGAAGGCGGTCGCCGTTTCCGTCTGCACAGCAGTGCGCAGGATGCCAGCGGTCTCCACCGCGGGACCGTGGAGTGGCTCGACGAAGTCGAGGATATTCCTTTGCCCGAAGAGGCCGATGAGTTGGCGGCGTTGCTGTCGCAGTTGCTCGATCACCCCCACGTGCAACGCATGGGGATGAGTGGCGAGGTCAGCGGCACAGGCGACCTCGTCAATCGGCTCGCACAACTGCTGCCACTTGAACCTGCCGATGTGTACCCCTTGCTGGAAGTGGATGATCCGCTGCAGCGCCTCGATGTTTTGCACGAACTGCTGGAGCGCGTCTCCGGCTAG
- a CDS encoding glutamate-5-semialdehyde dehydrogenase, which translates to MPATRTVSRGFASMDIKQYMQQLGQQARAAARVLAAADSGAKNRALAAIAEAVDASRQAIAEANQKDLQAGEAAGLDAAMLDRLALTPARIDGIIEGLKQVAALPDPVGEISNMSYRPSGIQVGKMRVPLGVVGIIYESRPNVTAEAASLCLKSGNAAILRGGSEAIHSNQALAACIATGLSQAGLPESAVQVVETTDRAAVGELITMPEYVDVIVPRGGKGLIERISRDAKVTVIKHLDGICHVYIDDEADADKARAIVLNAKAQRFGTCNTLETLLVAESRAEEVLPPIAEDLQAAGVELRGCPRTRQVLMGAVEASDEDWATEYLAPILSVKVVAGIDEAMDHIDRYSSGHTESIVTENYTLARRFLREVDSSSVMVNASTRFADGFEYGLGAEIGISTDKIHARGPVGLEGLTSQKWIVFGDGHVRS; encoded by the coding sequence ATACCCGCCACGCGCACTGTTTCAAGGGGATTTGCGTCGATGGACATCAAACAATATATGCAACAGCTCGGGCAGCAGGCCCGCGCCGCTGCGCGTGTTCTGGCTGCTGCAGACAGCGGCGCCAAAAACCGGGCTCTGGCGGCGATCGCCGAGGCTGTGGACGCTTCGCGCCAGGCCATTGCCGAGGCCAATCAGAAAGATCTGCAAGCCGGTGAAGCCGCGGGTCTGGATGCCGCGATGCTGGATCGTCTGGCGCTGACCCCGGCGCGTATCGACGGAATTATTGAAGGGCTGAAGCAAGTTGCGGCGCTGCCGGACCCGGTGGGTGAAATCAGCAATATGAGTTACCGCCCCAGTGGCATACAGGTCGGTAAAATGCGCGTGCCCCTCGGCGTGGTGGGCATTATTTATGAGTCCCGTCCCAATGTGACGGCCGAGGCGGCCAGTCTCTGCCTGAAATCGGGCAATGCTGCCATTCTGCGTGGCGGCTCCGAGGCCATTCACTCCAATCAGGCGCTGGCCGCCTGTATTGCGACCGGCCTCAGTCAGGCCGGCTTGCCTGAGTCGGCGGTACAGGTGGTGGAAACCACCGATCGCGCGGCGGTGGGTGAGCTGATCACCATGCCCGAGTATGTCGACGTGATTGTTCCGCGCGGTGGCAAGGGACTGATTGAACGCATATCCCGCGATGCCAAGGTGACGGTGATCAAACACCTGGACGGCATTTGCCACGTGTATATCGATGATGAAGCCGATGCCGACAAAGCCCGGGCCATTGTGCTGAATGCCAAGGCTCAACGCTTTGGCACCTGCAATACGCTGGAAACCCTGCTGGTTGCCGAGAGTCGCGCTGAAGAAGTGCTGCCGCCCATTGCGGAAGATCTGCAGGCGGCGGGCGTGGAACTGCGCGGTTGCCCCCGCACTCGTCAGGTGCTGATGGGTGCCGTGGAAGCCAGTGACGAGGACTGGGCGACGGAATACCTGGCGCCGATCCTGTCGGTCAAAGTTGTCGCCGGTATCGACGAAGCCATGGATCATATCGACCGCTACAGCTCCGGCCACACCGAGTCGATTGTTACTGAGAACTACACGCTGGCGCGTCGCTTCCTGCGTGAGGTGGATTCCAGCTCAGTGATGGTCAATGCCTCCACCCGCTTTGCCGACGGCTTCGAGTATGGCCTCGGTGCGGAGATCGGCATTTCCACTGACAAGATTCACGCGCGCGGTCCGGTGGGGCTGGAAGGCCTGACCTCCCAGAAGTGGATCGTGTTCGGCGACGGACACGTGCGCAGCTAA